CCTCGCCCTCACCGGCGCGCCCGGCTGGGAGCGGGTGCGGTCGTCGTTCCTCGACCCGCAGGTTGCCCGGCAGGCGCTGCCGCACATCCTGTCCGGACTGTGGCTCAACCTCCGCCTACTGCTCGCCTGCGCGGCGTGCTCGCTGCTGCTCGGGTTGCTGATCGCCTTCCTGCGTACGCTCCGCGGCCCGGTCGCGTTCCCGATCCGGGCACTGTCGACTGGCTACACCTACGCGTTCCGCGGCGTACCCCTCATCATCGTCATCTACGTCATGGCGCTCGGCGTCCCCGGACTCCGCCTGCACGGCACGCCCGGCGTCATCGTGCTCGGCGCGGCCGCGATCATCCTCACCTACAGCGCCTACCTCGCCGAGGTGTTCCGCGCCGGCATCGAGTCGGTGCACCCGAGCCAGCGGGCGGCCGCGCGTTCGCTCGGGCTGAGCTACCGGCAGACGATGCGGTACGTCGTACTCCCGCAGGCCGTGCGCCGGGTCAGCCCGCCGCTGCTGAACGACCTGGTGGCGATGCAGAAGGACGTCGGGCTGATCTCGCTCGCCGGCCCGATCGACGCGGTGCGCGCGGCGGAGATCTCGGTCGGCACGACGTACAACTTCACGCCGTACGTCGTGGCGGGCGCGTTGTTCGTCGCACTGGCCATCCCGCTGGTTGCCGTCACCGACGCGGTGACCGTACGCGCCGCCCGCCGGCAGTCCGCGGAGGGATCGGCGTGAGCGCGGTGCTGGAGTGCCGCGACCTGTGGAAGGTGTTCGGCCGCCGGTCGGCCACGGTGGAGGTGCTGCGCGGCATCGACCTGACCGTCGCCGAGCACGAGGTCGTCGTCCTGATCGGTGCGTCCGGTTCGGGCAAGTCGACGTTGCTGCGCTGCGTCAACCTGCTCGAACGCGTCAGCGACGGCACGATCCACCTCGACGGCACCGACATCACCGACCCGCGAGTGGACGCCGACGCGTTCCGGCAGCGGATCGGGATGGTGTTCCAGTCGTACAACCTGTTCCCGCATCTGACCGTGCTGGACAACGTGACCCTGGCGCCCCGCCGGGTGCACCGCCGGTCGAAGGAGGAAGCCGAGCAGTCCGCCCTCGAACTCCTCGCCCGGGTGGGGCTTGCCGACAAGGCCCGCGAGTATCCCGACCGGCTGTCCGGCGGGCAGCAGCAGCGGGCCGCGATCGTGCGGGCGCTGGTCAACTCGCCCCGGCTGATGCTGTTCGACGAGGTGACATCCGCCCTCGACCCCGAACTCGTCGGCGAGGTGCTCGCCCTGGTCTCCGACCTGCGCCGGGACGGGATGACGATGGTGATCGCCACCCACGAGATGGGCTTCGCCCGCCGGGTCGCGGACCGGGTGTGCTTCCTCGACCGCGGCGTCATCGCCGAGCAGGGACCGCCCGAGCAGGTGCTGGACGACCCGGTGCAACCGCGCACCCGGCAGTTCCTGCACCGCCTGGTCGACGCCGACCAGCCCTGACCCGTTTTCGGTGGGCGGCTGGACCTGCAGAACTGGCAAGTTAACTTGTCGTCGACTGTGAGTGCGAGGTAGCGTCAGCACGCGATGTCGGCTCGGCTGAAGTTCCGGAGGTAGTGCAATGCCTCGCAGTATTCGGCAGATCATCGAGCAGGCCGACGAGTTCGCCCGGCGGTTCGAGGACTTCGAACCAGACGCTGCCAACATCGAACACGCGGAGGCGTTGGCGGTGTTGCGGCGAAGCGCTCTGGCCCGGTACCAGGCAGAAGCGGTCCTGGCCGAGGCGGTCCAGGCGGCCCGCCGACAGGGCCTGAGTTGGGCGGCGATCGGTTCGGCGCTGGGCACCTCGGGTGAGGCGGCCCGGCAACGCTACCGCGCATCCGCCTGACCGCCGGCCGGGGCGTTCTCCCGTCCCACCGAGAGGGGATCCCCTCCTGGGCGCAGGTAGCCTCGATCGTGGCCGGGGCGACGCCGACCGGGCCCCGCACTTTCCGGATCCCTGAGCTTGGCTACACCAGGCGCTGCGACGAGAGCTGTTCCGTACGGTCGAGGAATTTGCGGAATCCCCTCGCGTCTCCGACCGACCTGCACCGCAGCGCCTCCTTCACACAGCACGCGAAGGTCCAGCCGGCGATGCGTCGCGCATCAAGATCCAGACGATCGGCAAAGAAGGCGACCTGCTCCCGCGCGTCTCGGAGATCACGCAGCGACAGAACCTGCTTCACGTCGAACGCGCGATCACCCAACATCGGATACGGATCGATCGCCAACCATCCACGCTGGGAGAGCACCACGTTCCCCGGCCCAAGATCGCCGTGTAGCAACACGATGTCCGTAGAGGATGAGGTCAGGGACGTGAACAGCTCGTCCGCCTGCGCGACGACACCTCGATCCACCGGCCGCTCACACCGATCGAACCTGTCCCACATCGTCTCGCGGAAGCGCTCCACCAACATCGCGAGTGGCTCGAACTCGTCCTCTGCAGGGGGTTCGACCGCATGCAACTCGGCGAGTACCGACGCAACGACCTCGTTCCCGGTCGCGACGTCGAGCTCATCACCGTTCGTGCCGGGCACGCACCGCTCGAGCAGCAGGACCTGACTCGCCTCGTCGGAGTCGAGAAGTCGCGCCGCTCCGCGACCAGCCCAGTGGTGCAGGCCCCTTGCCGCCCAGGGAT
This Actinopolymorpha cephalotaxi DNA region includes the following protein-coding sequences:
- a CDS encoding amino acid ABC transporter ATP-binding protein encodes the protein MSAVLECRDLWKVFGRRSATVEVLRGIDLTVAEHEVVVLIGASGSGKSTLLRCVNLLERVSDGTIHLDGTDITDPRVDADAFRQRIGMVFQSYNLFPHLTVLDNVTLAPRRVHRRSKEEAEQSALELLARVGLADKAREYPDRLSGGQQQRAAIVRALVNSPRLMLFDEVTSALDPELVGEVLALVSDLRRDGMTMVIATHEMGFARRVADRVCFLDRGVIAEQGPPEQVLDDPVQPRTRQFLHRLVDADQP
- a CDS encoding amino acid ABC transporter permease; its protein translation is MSSTTAPGRPPGADPDPRRDGGHTPSPLQVSRDRYRTRQTVRSVLVAAGSTAVLGLVLYLALTGAPGWERVRSSFLDPQVARQALPHILSGLWLNLRLLLACAACSLLLGLLIAFLRTLRGPVAFPIRALSTGYTYAFRGVPLIIVIYVMALGVPGLRLHGTPGVIVLGAAAIILTYSAYLAEVFRAGIESVHPSQRAAARSLGLSYRQTMRYVVLPQAVRRVSPPLLNDLVAMQKDVGLISLAGPIDAVRAAEISVGTTYNFTPYVVAGALFVALAIPLVAVTDAVTVRAARRQSAEGSA
- a CDS encoding aminoglycoside phosphotransferase family protein gives rise to the protein MTTALRIPDRLAHIVVSEFGDVGRDWLARLPRLVADAAGAWQLQVGAPFEPGGNVGWVAPVRRADGSDAALKVECPGHRNPWAARGLHHWAGRGAARLLDSDEASQVLLLERCVPGTNGDELDVATGNEVVASVLAELHAVEPPAEDEFEPLAMLVERFRETMWDRFDRCERPVDRGVVAQADELFTSLTSSSTDIVLLHGDLGPGNVVLSQRGWLAIDPYPMLGDRAFDVKQVLSLRDLRDAREQVAFFADRLDLDARRIAGWTFACCVKEALRCRSVGDARGFRKFLDRTEQLSSQRLV